Proteins encoded in a region of the Podarcis muralis chromosome 2, rPodMur119.hap1.1, whole genome shotgun sequence genome:
- the LOC114589836 gene encoding uncharacterized protein LOC114589836 isoform X11: protein MEPSVNSLGRTKKQFKCRECGMCFSHFGRLRIHQQTHTGENPFKCIECGKSFSHTGNLRTHQRTHTGEKPFKCIECGKSFSHSGTLRTHQQTHTGEKPFQCTECGKSFSRSGYVRIHQRTHTGEKPFKCIECGKIFSHSGALRTHQRTHTGEKPFKCIECGKIFSRSGDLRIHQRTHTGEKPIKCIECGKSFSCSGALRRHQRTHTGEKPYKCIECGKSFSQNGVLRTHQRTHTGEKPFKCIECGKSFSHSGALRTHQQTHTGEKPFKCIECGKSFSRSGVLRIHQRTHTGEKPFKCIECGKSFIHSGILRIHQRTHTGEKPFKCIECGKSFNRSGALRIHQRTHTGEKPFECIKCGKGFSEIGSLRKHQQTHMGEKPFKCMECGKNFSESGTLRVHQRTHIGEKPFKCIECGKSFSSSGEFRIHQRTHTGEKPFKCIECRKSFSHSGALRKHQRTHTGEKPFKCMECGKGFSQNGTLRIHQRTHTGEKPFKCMQCGKGFSQNGALRIHQRTHTG, encoded by the coding sequence ATGGAGCCATCTGTGAATtcattgggaagaacaaagaaacagtttaaatgcaGGGAATGTGGAATGTGCTTTAGTCACTTTGGAAGACTGAggatacaccaacaaactcacacaggagagaatccatttaaatgcattgaatgtggaaagagcttcagtcatactGGCaatcttagaacacatcaacgaactcacacgggggagaaaccatttaaatgcattgaatgtggaaagagcttcagccataGTGGAACCCTCAGaacacatcaacaaactcacacgggggagaaaccatttcaatgcactgaatgtggaaagagcttcagtcgtagtggatacgttagaatacatcaacgaactcacactggggaaaaaccatttaaatgcattgaatgtggaaaaatctTCAGTCATAGTGGAGCCCtcagaacacatcaacgaactcacactggggagaaaccatttaaatgcattgaatgtggaaaaatcttcagtcgtagtggagaccttagaatacatcaacgtactcacactggggaaaaaccaattaaatgcattgaatgtggaaagagcttcagttgtagtggagcccttagaagacatcaacgaactcacactggggagaaaccatataaatgtattgaatgtggaaagagcttcagtcaaaatggagtccttagaacacatcaacgaactcacacgggggagaaaccatttaaatgcattgaatgtggaaagagcttcagtcatagtggaGCCCTCAGaacacatcaacaaactcacacgggggagaaaccatttaaatgcattgaatgtggaaagagcttcagtcgtagtggagtccttagaatacatcaacgaactcacacaggggagaaaccatttaaatgcattgaatgtggaaagagcttcattcataGTGGaatccttagaatacatcaacgaactcacacgggggagaaaccatttaaatgcattgaatgtggaaagagcttcaatcgtaGTGGagcccttagaatacatcaacgaactcacacaggggagaaaccatttgaatgtattaaatgtggaaagggcttcagtgaGATTGGATCCCTCAGaaaacaccaacaaactcacatgggagagaagccatttaaatgcatggaatgtggaaagaacttcagtgaaagtggaacacttagagtacatcaacgaactcacataggggagaaaccatttaaatgtattgaatgtggaaagagcttcagtagtaGTGGAGaatttagaatacatcaacgaactcacactggggagaaaccatttaaatgtattgaatgtagaaagagcttcagtcatagtggagcccttagaaaacatcaacgtactcacacgggggagaaaccgtttaaatgtatggagtgtggaaagggcttcagtcaAAACGGaacccttagaatacatcaacgaactcacacaggggagaaaccatttaaatgtatgcagtgtggaaagggcttcagtcaAAACGGagcccttagaatacatcaacgaactcacacggggtag
- the LOC114589836 gene encoding uncharacterized protein LOC114589836 isoform X4, giving the protein MGEAVKSLLITTRSCKRARSTVADVPYTGSPASLPRLPIGWPCKVFLPPSYQRKGKRRGGGEKLLLPRQSHLTSGFISGDKIGACKGGREGVCFVLIKRGPSLPPRRGLPFLALLPRVAAAAAASGFWEATTCLDFFAPQDVEPANLVRMDRGSWTADLLKLSPASVPATSKHPLPGPSEKSGLSDENDVAHQSRKMGEGGYGEEDDGQNSMEPSVNSLGRTKKQFKCRECGMCFSHFGRLRIHQQTHTGENPFKCIECGKSFSHTGNLRTHQRTHTGEKPFKCIECGKSFSHSGTLRTHQQTHTGEKPFQCTECGKSFSRSGYVRIHQRTHTGEKPFKCIECGKIFSHSGALRTHQRTHTGEKPFKCIECGKIFSRSGDLRIHQRTHTGEKPIKCIECGKSFSCSGALRRHQRTHTGEKPYKCIECGKSFSQNGVLRTHQRTHTGEKPFKCIECGKSFSHSGALRTHQQTHTGEKPFKCIECGKSFSRSGVLRIHQRTHTGEKPFKCIECGKSFIHSGILRIHQRTHTGEKPFKCIECGKSFNRSGALRIHQRTHTGEKPFECIKCGKGFSEIGSLRKHQQTHMGEKPFKCMECGKNFSESGTLRVHQRTHIGEKPFKCIECGKSFSSSGEFRIHQRTHTGEKPFKCIECRKSFSHSGALRKHQRTHTGEKPFKCMECGKGFSQNGTLRIHQRTHTGEKPFKCMQCGKGFSQNGALRIHQRTHTG; this is encoded by the exons ATGGGTGAGGCAGTGAAGAGTTTATTGATTACAACACGTTCTTGCAAGAGGGCGAGGTCCACAGTAGCTGATGTTCCCTATACTGGAAGCCCAGCTTCCCTCCCTCGTCTCCCCATTGGCTGGCCCTGCAAGGTTTTCCTCCCCCCCAGttatcaaaggaaaggaaagaggcggggggggggggagaaacttcTCCTTCCTCGCCAGAGTCACCTGACTTCCGGCTTCATCAGCGGAGATAAAATCGGGGcttgcaaaggagggagggaaggggtctGCTTCGTCCTAATTAAGCGGGGTCCCTCCTTGCCTCCCAGGCGGGGGCTCCCATTCCTGGCCCTGCTGCCCAGGGTCGCTGCAGCTGCTGCCGCGTCAGGATTTTGG gaaGCTACAACTTGCCTTGACTTCTTTGCTCCTCAAGACGTTGAACCTGCAAACCTGGTCAGGATGGACAGGGGAAGTTGGACAGCTGACCTGCTCAAGCTGTCTCCCGCATCCGTCCCTGCAACCTCTAAGCATCCCCTCCCAGGGCCCTCggagaaatctg GATTAAGTGACGAAAATGATGTTGCACACCAATCCAGAAAAATGGGTGAAGGGGGCTATG gtgaggaagacGATGGTCAGAATTCTATGGAGCCATCTGTGAATtcattgggaagaacaaagaaacagtttaaatgcaGGGAATGTGGAATGTGCTTTAGTCACTTTGGAAGACTGAggatacaccaacaaactcacacaggagagaatccatttaaatgcattgaatgtggaaagagcttcagtcatactGGCaatcttagaacacatcaacgaactcacacgggggagaaaccatttaaatgcattgaatgtggaaagagcttcagccataGTGGAACCCTCAGaacacatcaacaaactcacacgggggagaaaccatttcaatgcactgaatgtggaaagagcttcagtcgtagtggatacgttagaatacatcaacgaactcacactggggaaaaaccatttaaatgcattgaatgtggaaaaatctTCAGTCATAGTGGAGCCCtcagaacacatcaacgaactcacactggggagaaaccatttaaatgcattgaatgtggaaaaatcttcagtcgtagtggagaccttagaatacatcaacgtactcacactggggaaaaaccaattaaatgcattgaatgtggaaagagcttcagttgtagtggagcccttagaagacatcaacgaactcacactggggagaaaccatataaatgtattgaatgtggaaagagcttcagtcaaaatggagtccttagaacacatcaacgaactcacacgggggagaaaccatttaaatgcattgaatgtggaaagagcttcagtcatagtggaGCCCTCAGaacacatcaacaaactcacacgggggagaaaccatttaaatgcattgaatgtggaaagagcttcagtcgtagtggagtccttagaatacatcaacgaactcacacaggggagaaaccatttaaatgcattgaatgtggaaagagcttcattcataGTGGaatccttagaatacatcaacgaactcacacgggggagaaaccatttaaatgcattgaatgtggaaagagcttcaatcgtaGTGGagcccttagaatacatcaacgaactcacacaggggagaaaccatttgaatgtattaaatgtggaaagggcttcagtgaGATTGGATCCCTCAGaaaacaccaacaaactcacatgggagagaagccatttaaatgcatggaatgtggaaagaacttcagtgaaagtggaacacttagagtacatcaacgaactcacataggggagaaaccatttaaatgtattgaatgtggaaagagcttcagtagtaGTGGAGaatttagaatacatcaacgaactcacactggggagaaaccatttaaatgtattgaatgtagaaagagcttcagtcatagtggagcccttagaaaacatcaacgtactcacacgggggagaaaccgtttaaatgtatggagtgtggaaagggcttcagtcaAAACGGaacccttagaatacatcaacgaactcacacaggggagaaaccatttaaatgtatgcagtgtggaaagggcttcagtcaAAACGGagcccttagaatacatcaacgaactcacacggggtag
- the LOC114589836 gene encoding uncharacterized protein LOC114589836 isoform X8, which translates to MEATTCLDFFAPQDVEPANLVRMDRGSWTADLLKLSPASVPATSKHPLPGPSEKSGLSDENDVAHQSRKMGEGGYGEEDDGQNSMEPSVNSLGRTKKQFKCRECGMCFSHFGRLRIHQQTHTGENPFKCIECGKSFSHTGNLRTHQRTHTGEKPFKCIECGKSFSHSGTLRTHQQTHTGEKPFQCTECGKSFSRSGYVRIHQRTHTGEKPFKCIECGKIFSHSGALRTHQRTHTGEKPFKCIECGKIFSRSGDLRIHQRTHTGEKPIKCIECGKSFSCSGALRRHQRTHTGEKPYKCIECGKSFSQNGVLRTHQRTHTGEKPFKCIECGKSFSHSGALRTHQQTHTGEKPFKCIECGKSFSRSGVLRIHQRTHTGEKPFKCIECGKSFIHSGILRIHQRTHTGEKPFKCIECGKSFNRSGALRIHQRTHTGEKPFECIKCGKGFSEIGSLRKHQQTHMGEKPFKCMECGKNFSESGTLRVHQRTHIGEKPFKCIECGKSFSSSGEFRIHQRTHTGEKPFKCIECRKSFSHSGALRKHQRTHTGEKPFKCMECGKGFSQNGTLRIHQRTHTGEKPFKCMQCGKGFSQNGALRIHQRTHTG; encoded by the exons ATg gaaGCTACAACTTGCCTTGACTTCTTTGCTCCTCAAGACGTTGAACCTGCAAACCTGGTCAGGATGGACAGGGGAAGTTGGACAGCTGACCTGCTCAAGCTGTCTCCCGCATCCGTCCCTGCAACCTCTAAGCATCCCCTCCCAGGGCCCTCggagaaatctg GATTAAGTGACGAAAATGATGTTGCACACCAATCCAGAAAAATGGGTGAAGGGGGCTATG gtgaggaagacGATGGTCAGAATTCTATGGAGCCATCTGTGAATtcattgggaagaacaaagaaacagtttaaatgcaGGGAATGTGGAATGTGCTTTAGTCACTTTGGAAGACTGAggatacaccaacaaactcacacaggagagaatccatttaaatgcattgaatgtggaaagagcttcagtcatactGGCaatcttagaacacatcaacgaactcacacgggggagaaaccatttaaatgcattgaatgtggaaagagcttcagccataGTGGAACCCTCAGaacacatcaacaaactcacacgggggagaaaccatttcaatgcactgaatgtggaaagagcttcagtcgtagtggatacgttagaatacatcaacgaactcacactggggaaaaaccatttaaatgcattgaatgtggaaaaatctTCAGTCATAGTGGAGCCCtcagaacacatcaacgaactcacactggggagaaaccatttaaatgcattgaatgtggaaaaatcttcagtcgtagtggagaccttagaatacatcaacgtactcacactggggaaaaaccaattaaatgcattgaatgtggaaagagcttcagttgtagtggagcccttagaagacatcaacgaactcacactggggagaaaccatataaatgtattgaatgtggaaagagcttcagtcaaaatggagtccttagaacacatcaacgaactcacacgggggagaaaccatttaaatgcattgaatgtggaaagagcttcagtcatagtggaGCCCTCAGaacacatcaacaaactcacacgggggagaaaccatttaaatgcattgaatgtggaaagagcttcagtcgtagtggagtccttagaatacatcaacgaactcacacaggggagaaaccatttaaatgcattgaatgtggaaagagcttcattcataGTGGaatccttagaatacatcaacgaactcacacgggggagaaaccatttaaatgcattgaatgtggaaagagcttcaatcgtaGTGGagcccttagaatacatcaacgaactcacacaggggagaaaccatttgaatgtattaaatgtggaaagggcttcagtgaGATTGGATCCCTCAGaaaacaccaacaaactcacatgggagagaagccatttaaatgcatggaatgtggaaagaacttcagtgaaagtggaacacttagagtacatcaacgaactcacataggggagaaaccatttaaatgtattgaatgtggaaagagcttcagtagtaGTGGAGaatttagaatacatcaacgaactcacactggggagaaaccatttaaatgtattgaatgtagaaagagcttcagtcatagtggagcccttagaaaacatcaacgtactcacacgggggagaaaccgtttaaatgtatggagtgtggaaagggcttcagtcaAAACGGaacccttagaatacatcaacgaactcacacaggggagaaaccatttaaatgtatgcagtgtggaaagggcttcagtcaAAACGGagcccttagaatacatcaacgaactcacacggggtag
- the LOC114589836 gene encoding uncharacterized protein LOC114589836 isoform X10 yields MDRGSWTADLLKLSPASVPATSKHPLPGPSEKSGLSDENDVAHQSRKMGEGGYGEEDDGQNSMEPSVNSLGRTKKQFKCRECGMCFSHFGRLRIHQQTHTGENPFKCIECGKSFSHTGNLRTHQRTHTGEKPFKCIECGKSFSHSGTLRTHQQTHTGEKPFQCTECGKSFSRSGYVRIHQRTHTGEKPFKCIECGKIFSHSGALRTHQRTHTGEKPFKCIECGKIFSRSGDLRIHQRTHTGEKPIKCIECGKSFSCSGALRRHQRTHTGEKPYKCIECGKSFSQNGVLRTHQRTHTGEKPFKCIECGKSFSHSGALRTHQQTHTGEKPFKCIECGKSFSRSGVLRIHQRTHTGEKPFKCIECGKSFIHSGILRIHQRTHTGEKPFKCIECGKSFNRSGALRIHQRTHTGEKPFECIKCGKGFSEIGSLRKHQQTHMGEKPFKCMECGKNFSESGTLRVHQRTHIGEKPFKCIECGKSFSSSGEFRIHQRTHTGEKPFKCIECRKSFSHSGALRKHQRTHTGEKPFKCMECGKGFSQNGTLRIHQRTHTGEKPFKCMQCGKGFSQNGALRIHQRTHTG; encoded by the exons ATGGACAGGGGAAGTTGGACAGCTGACCTGCTCAAGCTGTCTCCCGCATCCGTCCCTGCAACCTCTAAGCATCCCCTCCCAGGGCCCTCggagaaatctg GATTAAGTGACGAAAATGATGTTGCACACCAATCCAGAAAAATGGGTGAAGGGGGCTATG gtgaggaagacGATGGTCAGAATTCTATGGAGCCATCTGTGAATtcattgggaagaacaaagaaacagtttaaatgcaGGGAATGTGGAATGTGCTTTAGTCACTTTGGAAGACTGAggatacaccaacaaactcacacaggagagaatccatttaaatgcattgaatgtggaaagagcttcagtcatactGGCaatcttagaacacatcaacgaactcacacgggggagaaaccatttaaatgcattgaatgtggaaagagcttcagccataGTGGAACCCTCAGaacacatcaacaaactcacacgggggagaaaccatttcaatgcactgaatgtggaaagagcttcagtcgtagtggatacgttagaatacatcaacgaactcacactggggaaaaaccatttaaatgcattgaatgtggaaaaatctTCAGTCATAGTGGAGCCCtcagaacacatcaacgaactcacactggggagaaaccatttaaatgcattgaatgtggaaaaatcttcagtcgtagtggagaccttagaatacatcaacgtactcacactggggaaaaaccaattaaatgcattgaatgtggaaagagcttcagttgtagtggagcccttagaagacatcaacgaactcacactggggagaaaccatataaatgtattgaatgtggaaagagcttcagtcaaaatggagtccttagaacacatcaacgaactcacacgggggagaaaccatttaaatgcattgaatgtggaaagagcttcagtcatagtggaGCCCTCAGaacacatcaacaaactcacacgggggagaaaccatttaaatgcattgaatgtggaaagagcttcagtcgtagtggagtccttagaatacatcaacgaactcacacaggggagaaaccatttaaatgcattgaatgtggaaagagcttcattcataGTGGaatccttagaatacatcaacgaactcacacgggggagaaaccatttaaatgcattgaatgtggaaagagcttcaatcgtaGTGGagcccttagaatacatcaacgaactcacacaggggagaaaccatttgaatgtattaaatgtggaaagggcttcagtgaGATTGGATCCCTCAGaaaacaccaacaaactcacatgggagagaagccatttaaatgcatggaatgtggaaagaacttcagtgaaagtggaacacttagagtacatcaacgaactcacataggggagaaaccatttaaatgtattgaatgtggaaagagcttcagtagtaGTGGAGaatttagaatacatcaacgaactcacactggggagaaaccatttaaatgtattgaatgtagaaagagcttcagtcatagtggagcccttagaaaacatcaacgtactcacacgggggagaaaccgtttaaatgtatggagtgtggaaagggcttcagtcaAAACGGaacccttagaatacatcaacgaactcacacaggggagaaaccatttaaatgtatgcagtgtggaaagggcttcagtcaAAACGGagcccttagaatacatcaacgaactcacacggggtag